The sequence TTTTGCATATTTGTCTTATCTGCAGGGAGTGAATAAGGAATGTGAACTTCCAGTGACCACAAAAACTGACATATCTACAATAATGTACACTAGTGGAACTACTGGAGATCCCAAGGGAGTAATGATTACCAACGATAGCATTGTTTCCTATATAGCTGGTACGAAACTACTATTAAAGTCCACCAATGAGGAGGTAAAGGCATCATTTTTCATTAATCAGAAAGTTATCTCTAATTATTTTTAACATTGATGGAGTCATAATTGCGGACGACTGAAGACTTACTCATTGCATTTGCGTTGAGAAGTCTTATGATCTGGTGAACAAGCATCCTAGCTTGATTTGAGCATGGTGCAAAGTGTCTGTTCTTTTTTCATCGGCCCTTTTTCCTTCTGCGTTTGTTATATCTACATCTTGTTTGGAAGGAGAAATTGTCAATTAATTTAGGGTCTATGTTTCACAGGCAATCAATCATAAAGATCATCTCTTACGACTCGTGTTTGCTTTGAAAATTTATGAGAGCCctgaaaataaatattaccagTACATTTGCAGAAACTAGAAGTATAAATTAATGGCACGTGCAGATAGACAAACATCAACTGCGTGCTTACGAGGCTCATTGATTGGTTTTTCTGTTGATTATGTTTCACATGATTTTATACATTATTCCGTTTGAAGAGTTTCTTTTACTGTGATACATACTAtgtctttattttctttcttcctgGAAATTTTATGCAGATGTCCGACAAGGATGTTTTCATTTCGTATCTCCCTCTGGCACACATATTTGATCGAGTGATTGAAGAGTTGCTTATTCACCACGGTGCTGCAATTGGATTTTGGCGTGGGGTAGGAATAATATTAATGCTGAACATCCTTTCTTCAGCGAGTCGTTGTGCTAGTTGTAACCTTATTGAAGAGAGTCCGTTTCAAATTAGATATTTTGACCTGGTTGCATTTTCAGGATGTCAAATTGTTGATCGAAGATATTGGGGAGCTAAAGCCAAGTATTTTCTGTGCTGTTCCGCGTGTGCTAGATAGGATTTATTTGGGTATGTTTCTACTATGCCTTTTCTATGCTAGCATACAGAATCTCCACATCTTTTTTTATCCAATTTGTGAAAGTGAACTCATGGCTCAGATGCTGCATAAGGTTTAACTGTGTACCCATTTACGAATATCAGTCTAGGCGTGACGTGACTAATCCTGTCTTTGCTTCTTATCTGGAAAACCAGTAAAGTAAATGTTATCTCGCATCCCATTTATTCAACTTTCTTCCTAGCCCCAAAAACATCAGTTTCACTGTCTGAACTGTTAGTCTAAAGCTCAGATTGTTTGAAGGAAATCTAAGGTTAAATATATTAGGGGTTAAAGAGCCTAACTAGGAAGATCAAATAGACAACATTTTTTTCTCTCATTATTATCATTGATGCTTGCACCTGTAGatctttaatatttaaaattagcTCTCATGTCGAAACAGTTAAGCACTACTTACATATAAGTTGGTTCTGTTTGGGAATAAATGTAGTATGGCCGCCTTATGGGCCAGAAAGTAAGAGACAAACAAACAACAATTTCAGGCCATTGCGGTATTGATGCTTGATCTAGTGACCTCCTTAGATTTCTAGCAGTCACTTGTATCACAAACTCAAATTGTGAAATTCATTTATTCTAAAGTGAGAACTTTCAATCCTTGCATGTTGAGGAGCTTTAGATTAATTGAAGTGCACAATCAATTGGTACTCAGATCTGTTTTTCCATCTTTCTGATTACTGTAGCTTACAACGAAATGAGAAATAAATACTGCTCATGTTTCAGGTTTGACAGAAAAAATTGCTTCTGGAGGTTTCTTGAAGCATAAGTTATTTGACATTGCATACTCGTTGTAAGTTAACTTCTGTGCTGTGCTGTTGTGTCATATATATAATCCTCTTGATTCTTGAATATGGATTACAAGAACTTTTGCTCGATCCATAAAAATGCCCAATGTCCAGCTAACAAGTCTATCATAATACCTGGATGTCATTATGATATACGGCTCTAAGCCCCTATCACAGCATTGGAGTTAACTTCACCATCTTCCTGAATATTTTATCAAGGCATGTGTTTTATGATCTTTCTAAAAATGGTGACTGAAATTTCATCATTTTATCATGGAATCTGTATTACATTTGTGAGTAGCCGAAAGTATTCCTTAATAGCACTTGTAGGAAGTAAGGTTTTGCAACTGACATATTTTTTGTATGATACAATTCTCTGTTTTTGCTTCAACTATTTTCATCACCTTTTCCATTCTAAGTTTCAGAATTATTTCATCTTCAGAAAACTAAGTAGCATGATGAAAGGAAATAAACATGAAGAAGCAGCTCCCATATGTGACAAGATTGTCTTTAGTAAGGTCTGCGATGTTATCTAAACCAGGTTCTCTCAAAGTTACAGGAACTATCTGAAACCTGTTTCTTACCTTAATACTCTCGCTGTTTTCTTTAGGTAAAGCAACGATTAGGAGGAAACGTTCGACTTATTTTATCTGGAGCAGCGCCACTTGCAGCACATGTTGAATCTTTTCTACGAGTGGTGACATGTGCTCATGTCGTTCAAGGATATGGTACGCCATGTTTTTATTTCATTgtcttttctttgttgtttataTGCATAGGTAATTCTATGCTTTATGGCCATTACTTGATTAGAAACACGATTCCTAGTATTCGTTTATAATCATTTCAGAGAAgcaaaatatttgtttgaaataAACTTCTCGAGTTTAGTTGTGTAATGTTGTTCCACCCACATTTTGAGGCAGCTTTTCTGCATCTCGGATTTAGGTTTTCTGATGTTCTATGCATGGATGGTTTCATTTCTTCATTGACACAGGTCTGACGGAAACATGTGCTGGAACTTTTGTTTCAATGCCAAATGAAATATCTATGCTTGGGACAGTTGGACCTCCTGTACCAAATGTCGATGTATGTTTGGAATCCATCCCTGAAATGGGGTATGATGCTCTTTCGAGCACACCACGTGGAGAAATATGTGTGCGGGGGAAACCCGTGTTCCAAGGATACTTCAAACGAGAAGACCTCACCAAAGAGGTTATGGTTGATGGATGGTTCCACACAGGTTTGTTCGTCACTGCGTTCACTTTCAAGTAGTGTATAAGTCCTCTCTCTGAACTTACACTCTTTATCATGTGTGCTCATGGTGATATGTATCTAATCAGGGGATGTTGGTGAGTGGCAGCCAAATGGTAGCATGAAAATCATTGACAGGAAGAAAAACATTTTTAAGCTTTCACAAGGAGAATATGTTGCGGTCGAGAACTTAGAGAATATTTACGGGCTTGTTTCTGCTATTGACTCGGTATGTTTTTTCACTAAGATCTTTCagagagaaacaaagaaaaaatattcATAAGAGAGAatgatttccattttcttatgaGCTCTTTTCTTATTTCTAGCTCACATAGTAAGTGTCTTCCAGTAATGTGTTTTTGAGGCTGTTCGTCGAAATTAGTATGACCAACGCAGTAACAACGAGATAAATAGTTTTAAACAACATATAGATTTTGTAGATGATATCAATTTAAAAGAATTTTTTGTGTTACTAAGGTCAAAAACCTGTTGTCTTTTCTTATATGAGAAAAGGCATGGAAGGATTGATCAGTTCATAGCGTTTCAGGTACGTTCAACAAAAATGGAAAAACCAATATGACTTACTATTGTCTGTTTCAGATATGGGTATATGGTAACAGCTTTGAGGCTTTCCTTATTGCTGTTGTCAACCCCAACAAGCAAGCACTTGAGCGTTGGGCAGAAGACAATGGAGTAGAAGGGGATTTCGATATAGTCTGTGGGAATTCAAAGGCCAAAGAATTCATCATCAGTGAACTTAGCAAAATTggaaaagaaaagaaggttttGTTCTTTGTCTTTTGCGAAATCACGCTACTTAATTACCGTATACAACATGAAAACTCACTCACCTATCCAAGCTTTTTGACGCTATTCCACAGTTAAAAGGTTTCGAGTTTGTTAAAGCTGTCCACTTAGACCCAGTTCCATTTGACATGGAGCGTGATCTTCTCACTCCTACTTACAAGAAGAAGAGGCCTCAGCTGCTCAAATACTATCAGGTTACATCTCttatatttgttttcttcttttcttataacGGTAATCTCGTATACTTGTTTGAATAGCATCAGTTCATGGTTGTGTCTGAAAAGATTTCTACTGCTTTTATCCACTATGCTGAACTAACCAATCAAGCATGTATCATCCCACCCATACATTCATCTCATCTCTATGTATAAAACTGACGTATTTTCCTGCTTTAAGTTTTGGAACACCCGAAATGTTAACATTCAAACGAATGGAATGAGTAACATACAACCCTAGCTTTAATCTTTTTCTACACATAGAGGTTTCACTTCTCGTTGATCATATAACAAACTGCTCATTCACGTCAATCTTGTAAAACGAGATTTCATGTATTAGTAGTTAACAAGTCAATACTAACTCAATAATTCTTTTGTATATCAGAGCATCATCAATGGTATGTACAAAAGTGGAGGCAAGTAAACCATTCAGTTGTCAAAGACTCAGCCCTCAGGTGTAACTATGTAGCAGTATTGTTCAGGAAGATTTCCACACTTTTCTGTCTTAACCATGTTAATTGCATTCTATATGATCTTATTACATTACTGGCCGGATTGGGTATACTCAAACTAACTGGAGCTATGGATTTTATCCCCTACCAAAATGGTGTGATAAGGGGTGTAAAAGTGGTAGAGTTACCTCATTACCCCTCTACCCTAGGTTTGTGACACGTGTCCTTcactatttattttattttattttaatttgtatttttatattaaacatttttaAAACTAtttgttgttttaattttttaCTTTTTCTCCTGCTATTATAAACTTGTGTCACTGTATGTTGGTTAACTAGGACGATTTTGACTCTGAAACAGCTTCTTGGAATTTTGCACTTATTCACTCCATCTTCCCTGGTAGCATTGCTAATAAAATTAAACAAATTCATTTGTTTAGAAATCATAATCATGACCTGAGAAAAGACCAGTTAAGGTGGGCACTAACTATATCAGGAGAGTTTTCTGTTAAATCTATGTATGACAAGCTGAATGATTGTAATTTGGAAATAACTGGTCTATCTTTACCTGATTCTTTCTGGAGATCTCTCTGGAGAATTAACATCTCCGAAAGAATCAAacttttttttatggaaatgcTTACAAGATGCTCTGCCTACTAATGCCAAGCTTTATGGTAAAGTAAAAGATGTCTCCCCTATTTACACTATGTGTAAGAATGATATTGAAACTACAAAACACCTACTATTCCACTGTCCTTATGTTGTTTCCATTTGGAATCCTGCTCCTAACCCTGTCACATTGAACATAGATCAGTCTAAAACAATTTTAGATCTCTGCAAGACTTGGATGACTAATCCTATAAAGGATATCTCATTAGAAATGCTCCTTACAAAAATGTGGTtcatttggaaggaaagatgtgaCAGAACTTtcgaaaacaaaactaaggataGTGCTGCTTTAAGCTTAGAAATCTTACGACACATTGAGTTTTggtctacaaaaaaaaaggaaatatccCTAAAACCAAGCAGAGAAAGAAAAACAGTTTTACATGGAAAGCTCCAAGTACTGGAAACTTGAAGTTCAATGTTGATGCGACCTGGATTTCTAATTCTTTACCATCTATTTATGCCTTTATTTTGAGAAATGAAACAGGAGATTGTGAAAGAGGAAAGACAGGAATTGCAGCAGGTCTCGACCCACAAGAAGCAGAAGCTATAGGTGTCTGGCAAAAAACTACTTGGGCCAAGGAAAAACAGATCAAGAATTTCAGTATTGAGGGAGACTGTGAAAGCATTTTTAATTACATAAATGGTCAGAGAGAAGATATATCTTGGAGAGCAAAAGCGTATATGCAGGAAGCtcatagataaactcatctttgtaacaatttttcggGTTTTTTCTTTGTCCCTAGACTAGGAAATCAAGTGGAAGATAACATCGCCAAATTTGCTAAAAATGTTAACAATTTTATTGAATGGGATACAATCCCACCTGCCTGTAGCAGGAAACAACtcttagtagataaatctaatagtGGAAGCTCCTCAAGCCCCATATTAGATGACTCTACTTCTTTTATAACCATGACTAGTTCCGAGTCTTAGTTTCTATGCAATgccttatttacaaaaaaaaaaaatacatgacgATTTTTCTTTTGCAATAGATTTAATGATTTAACAATAATACCATGATGACACAACAATAGTTGACATATCTTGGGACAATGACAATTTTTCAATATTttaaacaaaattgattgaaGTTTTTACTGTATTAGTCGTCATGATTTTA comes from Papaver somniferum cultivar HN1 chromosome 7, ASM357369v1, whole genome shotgun sequence and encodes:
- the LOC113297173 gene encoding long chain acyl-CoA synthetase 4-like, yielding MGDKKFIVEVEKAKESVNGKPSMGPVYRSLFAKDGFPEPVEGLESCWDIFRISVEKYPDNRMLGRREIVDGEPGKYLWLTYKEVYGIVMKVGFAIRSCGVEKGGRCGIYGINCPEWVMSMEACNAHGIYCVPLYDTLGAGAVEFILCHAEVSVVFVEETKISEVLKTFPNTSEYVKTIVSFGKVKPEQKEVAENLGLRIYTWDEFLHLGVNKECELPVTTKTDISTIMYTSGTTGDPKGVMITNDSIVSYIAGTKLLLKSTNEEMSDKDVFISYLPLAHIFDRVIEELLIHHGAAIGFWRGDVKLLIEDIGELKPSIFCAVPRVLDRIYLGLTEKIASGGFLKHKLFDIAYSLKLSSMMKGNKHEEAAPICDKIVFSKVKQRLGGNVRLILSGAAPLAAHVESFLRVVTCAHVVQGYGLTETCAGTFVSMPNEISMLGTVGPPVPNVDVCLESIPEMGYDALSSTPRGEICVRGKPVFQGYFKREDLTKEVMVDGWFHTGDVGEWQPNGSMKIIDRKKNIFKLSQGEYVAVENLENIYGLVSAIDSIWVYGNSFEAFLIAVVNPNKQALERWAEDNGVEGDFDIVCGNSKAKEFIISELSKIGKEKKLKGFEFVKAVHLDPVPFDMERDLLTPTYKKKRPQLLKYYQSIINGMYKSGGK